CCATGCGGAGCCGGCACCGCTGACCACGCCCGATCCCCTGCATGTGCACGCCATGCTGGCGCAGATGGCCGCCGCCGGGGCGGATGTGGCCGTGATGGAGGCCTCCTCCCACGCCATAGAGCAGCAGCGCGTGGATGGCATACCCTTTGCCGGGGCCATATTTACCAATCTGACCCAGGACCATCTGGACTACCACAAGGATATGGAGAGCTACTTCAAGGCCAAAGCCCGCCTTTTTCTGGAGCTGCCCAGGGCGGACAAGGCCATGGCCGTCAACGCCGACGACCCCTGGGGCCGTCGCCTGCTGGAGCTTTGCCCCGGCGCGCTCTCCTTCGGGCTGCAGAAGGGCGGGCCCCAGCGCCGCCACCTGTGGGGCGACCTCATTTCCGCAGGCCCTGAGGGCTGCCACCTGCGCATGCGCCTGGGAAAGGCCGCCTGGGATCTGCGTTCGCCTCTGGTGGGGGCCTTCAACGCCTCCAACCTGCTGGCCGTGCAGGCCCTGGCCCTGGAACTGGGCATGGAGCCGGAAACCTTCACGGCCCTGGAACATTTTACGGGCGTCTGCGGACGCCTGGAGCGGGTGCCCAATCCTCGCGGGCTGCATGTCTTTGTGGACTACGCCCACACGCCGGACGCCCTGGTTAATGTGCTTAAGGCCCTGCGCAAGGCGGGCTTTGCGCGCATCGTCACCGTGTTTGGCTGCGGCGGCAACCGAGACCGCACCAAGCGGCCGCTCATGGGTGAAGCCGTGGCCCGGTGGTCTGATGTGGCCGTGCTTACCTCGGATAACCCGCGTTTTGAAGATCCGGAAGCCATCCTCAAAGATGTGCTGCCGGGCCTCAAAACTGCCAGAGAAGTGCTGGTGGAGGCGGACCGGCGCACGGCCACGGCCAGGGCACTGGAGATGCTGGGGCAGAGCGACGCTTTGCTTATTGCGGGCAAGGGGCATGAGGATTATCAGATCGTCCAGGGAATAAAGCACCACTACAGCGACCAGGAAGTGGTGCGGGAGCTGTTGCATTGCGCCTGAGTTATGCGGAAATAGCGGCCTACCTGGGCCTGCCCGGCGGCAGCGATGATCGCCTGCTGACCGCTGCCGTGACGGACAGCCGCGAGGCCTCGCCCGGCGCGCTTTTTGTCTGCGTGCCCGGCAGCCGGGTAGACGGGCACGATTTCGCCGCCGCTGCCGTGGCGCGGGGCGCAGCCGCAGTGCTGGCCCAGCGCCCCTTGCCCTCTGTGGGCGCGCCCGTGCTGCTGGTGCCGGACACGGTGGCGGCCCTGGGGCGCATCGCCGCCCTCTGGCGCTCCCGAACCACGGCCAGAGTGGTGGGCGTTACAGGCACGGCGGGCAAAACCACCCTCAAGGAAGTGCTGGCCCAGGTGCTGGCCGTGCGCGGCCGGACGGCCCGCAACGCCCTGAACCACAATAATCAGATCGGCATGCCCCGCGCCATGCTGGCCGCGGACGGCCAGGAAGATTTTTGGGTTATGGAGGCCGGCATCAGCCACGCGGGCGACATGGACGCCCTGGGCGCCGTGCTGCGGCCGGATCTGGGGGTAATCCTCAATGCGGGCGCAGGGCATACGGAGGGCCTGGGCGAGAAGGGCGTGGCCTGGCACAAGGCGCGTCTTTTGCGCTACCTGGCCTCCGGCGGCCTGGGGCTGGTTTGCGCCGACTATCCCGATCTGGCGCGCGAGGCGGGCGCATACGCCGCGCAGGTGCGCTGGTTCAGCGCCGCAGGGCGGAGCGCGGACTACGCTGCGGCCTATCTGGGCCCGGCCGCGCTTACGGACGTGCCTTGCGGCACGGCGCAAGCGGACAGGGCCGGGGAACTGGGGCTTTTCCGGATCCGCCTGGAGGGGGCCACGGCCGCCGTGGCCGCGCCTTTCCGGGGCGCTTACGGCGCGGAAAATGTGGCTGCCGTGGCCGCGGCGGCGCATCTGCTGGGCCTGAGCCTGGAGGAAATTGCCCTGGGCCTGGGACGGGCCGTACTGCCGGCGCAGCGCCTGGCGCGGCTGCGGCTGGGCGGCTGGCAGGTGCTGGACGATACCTATAATGCCAACCCCCTCTCCATGCGGCGGATGCTGGAAGCGACCGCCGGGCAGGCCGCGGGCGTGCCTCTGGTGGCGGTGCTGGGCGAGATGCTGGAGCTGGGCGCGCAGGCTGCGCCTTGCCATGAGGAACTGGGACGGCAGCTGGCTGCGCTGGGGCCGGCCGCCGTGTTCTGGAAGGGCGGGCAGGCAGAGGCCGTGCGCGCGGGCCTGGTCCGGGGCGGCTATGCCGGGCCCTGGCTGCCCGTGACCGACGCGGCGGATTTTGTGGCGGCCTGGGAAAGGACCACGGCGGGCCTGCCTGCCGGGGTGGCGTTGTTCAAAGGTTCACGCGGCAA
The genomic region above belongs to Desulfovibrio legallii and contains:
- a CDS encoding UDP-N-acetylmuramoyl-L-alanyl-D-glutamate--2,6-diaminopimelate ligase — its product is MERDFAALLEQCRRGGVEVRSDSRQVGPGDVFVAVPGASEDGARFIPAAAAAGAAWVVCRPEAAAAVPQGCTAVQHTDPRQALWRLAQARWHTDALPLRIIGVTGTNGKTTCAYLLERLFSETGHKVGVLGTVNYRWPGHAEPAPLTTPDPLHVHAMLAQMAAAGADVAVMEASSHAIEQQRVDGIPFAGAIFTNLTQDHLDYHKDMESYFKAKARLFLELPRADKAMAVNADDPWGRRLLELCPGALSFGLQKGGPQRRHLWGDLISAGPEGCHLRMRLGKAAWDLRSPLVGAFNASNLLAVQALALELGMEPETFTALEHFTGVCGRLERVPNPRGLHVFVDYAHTPDALVNVLKALRKAGFARIVTVFGCGGNRDRTKRPLMGEAVARWSDVAVLTSDNPRFEDPEAILKDVLPGLKTAREVLVEADRRTATARALEMLGQSDALLIAGKGHEDYQIVQGIKHHYSDQEVVRELLHCA
- a CDS encoding UDP-N-acetylmuramoyl-tripeptide--D-alanyl-D-alanine ligase, whose translation is MRLSYAEIAAYLGLPGGSDDRLLTAAVTDSREASPGALFVCVPGSRVDGHDFAAAAVARGAAAVLAQRPLPSVGAPVLLVPDTVAALGRIAALWRSRTTARVVGVTGTAGKTTLKEVLAQVLAVRGRTARNALNHNNQIGMPRAMLAADGQEDFWVMEAGISHAGDMDALGAVLRPDLGVILNAGAGHTEGLGEKGVAWHKARLLRYLASGGLGLVCADYPDLAREAGAYAAQVRWFSAAGRSADYAAAYLGPAALTDVPCGTAQADRAGELGLFRIRLEGATAAVAAPFRGAYGAENVAAVAAAAHLLGLSLEEIALGLGRAVLPAQRLARLRLGGWQVLDDTYNANPLSMRRMLEATAGQAAGVPLVAVLGEMLELGAQAAPCHEELGRQLAALGPAAVFWKGGQAEAVRAGLVRGGYAGPWLPVTDAADFVAAWERTTAGLPAGVALFKGSRGNRLEVLLAALQERLGRSEAARAQCGA